A segment of the Catenuloplanes nepalensis genome:
CGTACTCGCCGTCCAGCCGCCGCTTCTGGAACCCTCTCTACCTGCGCATCTCCGACGTGCCGGGCTACTCCGAGCGAAGCGCCGAGATCGATGCGCTGCGGCCGCCGCTCGGTGATCTAATCGACTACGACGAGGTCTGGCGGGCCAAGCGAGCCGCGCTCGAGCTGCTGTTCCCACTCGCCGGCTACGCCGGAACCGAAGATCAAGATCTGCGCGGGTACGCCACGTACTGCGCGATCGCCGAGGTCCACGGCGCGAACTGGCGCGGGTGGCCGGCCGAGCTGCGGCACCCGGCGACCGACGCGGTCGCCGCGCTCGCCACCGAGCTGCACGACCGGGTCGCGTTCCACTGCTGGTTGCAGGAGCTCTGCGCGACCCAGCTCGCGGCCGCGAACTCCGCCGCCGCGGACGCCGGCATGCCGGTCGGCATCGTGCACGACCTCGCGGTCGGCATCGACCCGGGCGGCGCGGACGGCTGGATGCTGCAGGACGTGCTCGCGTCCGGCGTGCACGCGGGCGCGCCGCCGGACGCGTTCAACCAGCTCGGGCAGGACTGGGGCCTGGCCGCGTGGCGCCCGGACCAGCTCGTCGCGACCGGCTACCGGGCATATCGCGACATGCTTCGCGGCATCCTCCGGCACGCGGGCGGCCTGCGCGTCGACCACGTCGCCGGGCTGTGGCGGCTCTGGTGGGTGCTGCCCGGCGCGGGCGCGACGGACGGCACCTACGTCACGTACGACCCGGAGGCGATGGCCGGCATCCTGGCGCTGGAGGCGCACCGGGCCGGCGCCGTGGTGATCGGCGAGGACCTGGGCACCGTGCTGCCGATCGTGACCCGCGGCCTGCAGCGGCGGAACATGCTGGGTTCCGCCGTGATGTGGTTCGCCCGCGACCCGGACGCCTGGGCGGACGGCTTCGTCCCGCTGGCGGACTGGCAGCCGAACGCGCTCGCCTCGATCTCCACCCACGACCTGCCGACCGCGGCCGGTTTCCTGACCGAGGAGCACATCCGGGTCCGCGCGGAGCTCGAGCAGCTGGCCGGCCCGGTCTCCGAGGCCGAGGAGGAGGCACGCCGCGACCGGAAGCAGCTGATCGCGCTGTTACGCGCGGACGGCTATCTGACCGCGGCCGATCCCTCCGTCGACGAGATCATCGCCGCGATGCACGAGGCCCTGGCCGCAACGCCGTGCCGCCTGGTGGTGGCGTCGCCATACGACGTCCTGGCCGAGCTGCGCCAGCCGAACCTGCCCGGCACCGTCGCTCAATACCCGAACTGGCGCATCCCGCTGCCGGTGACGCTGGAGGAGTTCCGCGCCGACCCCCGCGTCGAGAAGATCATGAAAACGCTCAACACGCACTGACGCCGTCGGGTCTTCGGTGATCGGCGACGGAACCGGTGCCCGCGGGAGCATGCCCGAAGTGGCCACGCCGGAAGCGGGAAACGGAAACCGGCACCTCGCGAAACGCGAGGTGCCGGCGTGAAACGAGTTGTCACAGGCCCTTGCACTGGCCGAGGTTGATGCCCTTGACCGTGTTGCGGCGGCCGTCGTTCACCGGCGCCGGCGTGTTGCCGGTGCAGATGAGCGTGCCGGTGACCGTGTTGGCGGCGACCGTGTTGGCCGCGGTGCCGGTGTTGCCGGTCAGCAGCGCGGCGCCGCTCACCCTGTTGGTGTCCAGCGAGACGCCGCCGCGGCCGGAGAGCACGCTGACCGCGCCCTTGATCGTGCCGCCCTTGACGGTGACCGCGCCGGTGCCGCCGATCAGGGTGATCGCGCCGGTGACGGTGGCGTTGGTGATCTCGACGGTGCCGCCGAGCAGCGCGGTGATCGCGCCCTGCACGGTGCCGCCGTCGACGATCAGCGACGCGCCGGGCAGGATCGTGATCGCGCCCCTGACGGTGGCGCCGGTGACGCAGACCAGGCCGGACTTGACGGTCAGCGCGCCCTTGTACGTTCCGGTGATGCTCTGCGTGCAGTCCGGGCCGACCGCGGAACGCGGGGCCTGGTCCGCGGTCACCGGCGAGTACTTCGCCAGGTACGCGGTCAGCATGGTCAGGTCGTTGTCACCGGTGGTGACGCGGTCCGTGCCCTGGCCCAGCGTGGTGAAGTTGTCGCCACCGGAGGCCAGGAACGAGTTCGACGTGACCCGGTAGGTGGCGGTCGGGTTGATCGTCTGCCCGTTCAGCTTGATCGAGCTCGCGATCACGTGCGAGCCGCGCGGCGCGTCCACGACGTACCGGTAGCTGAAGCCCTCGGAGACGCCCAGGTGCAGCTTCGGACGCGACGCGCCCTCCGGCTGCCACTGCTCCTCGAGCACCGACTTGATCTGCGCACCGGTCAGCGTCTGGGTGATCACGTCGTTCGAGAACGGCTGCACCGAGAACGCCTCGGAGTAGGTGACCACGCCGTCCGGCGCGTGGAGCAGGTCGGTCCGCAGGCCGCCCGGGTTCATGAAGGCGATCTGCGCACCACCGCGGCCCGCGTCGCGGGTGCCGTCCAGCTGCACGTCCGCGACGAAGTTGCCGAGCGGCGACTCCAGACCGCGGTTCTCGTTGCCGTCGGTGTAGGCCCGCTTGACGTCCGCGGTGATCTCGCCGAGCGGCCGGGCGCCGAGCACGGCCGCGTTGGCCACGGCCGCGTTCACCAGACCGGCGACGGTGCCGTTGGACGGCGCGCCGACCACGTCGACCAGCGCGGCGGTGGAGGCGCTGACCTCACCGGTGGCGGTGTCGACGGTGAGGCCGACCTTGCTGATCAGCTTGCCGTACTCACCACCCTGGATGACCGGGCGCGTCTTGTTCGTGCCGGGGACCGGCGCGATGAACGCGTACGGCTGGTGGGTGTGACCGCTGAAGATCGCGTCGATGTCCGCGCCGGCGTTCATGAACTGGCCGAACACCGGGTCGCCGATCAGGTCCTCGACCGAGGTGATGTTCTCCGCGGCCGCGCCCTCGTGGGCGAGGAGCACGACCACGTCCGCCTCGCCGTTGCCGGCGTCGCCGTCGGACAGCTCGGCCGCGACCGCGTTCGCCTCGGCGACCGGGTTGCGGAACTCGACGCCGCGGATGCCGTCCGGGCTGACCAGCTCGCTGGTCTGGACGGTGACCACGCCGATGTAGCCGACCTTGACGCCGCCCAGCTCCTGCACGGAGTAGGCGGGCAGCGCGCGGACGCCGTTGGAGTAGACGTTCGCGCCCAGGTAGTCGAACCGCGAGCGCGGGATGACCCGGTTGAGCAGGTCGTCCATGCCCTTGTCGAACTCGTGGTTGCCGACGGCCGACACGTCGAGCCCGCCCGCGTTGAGCACGTCCAGCGTCGGGTTGTCGTTGTCGATCGCGGAGACGAACGTCGACGCGCCGATGTTGTCGCCGCCGGAGATGAACGCGGTGTTCGGGTTGGCCGCGCGCAGCTGGTCGACGAGGCCGATCAGCTGGGCCGCACCGCCCACCGCCTGCCCGTTGACGGTCGCCGGCGACTGCAGGCGGCCGTGGAAGTCGTTGATCGAGAGCAGTTGGAGGTCCACGGTGGCCGGAGCGGCCTGCGCGGGCGTCGCGGTGGCGACCAGTGCCGCGGCACCGGCGAGCGCCACGGCGGCCTTGGAAGGGGTGAAACGCATCGGATGAAGCCTCCGAAATGGAACGGCTGGAGGATAATCCGTGCGATCCTATGGTCAGGAGCTGACCGCCGCGTATCGCATGCGTGGCCGAAAATGAGTGATCATGCAGACAGAACCAGGCCTAGATCTCTTCCGTTGATGCCGGGGAAAACGCCGGAGAGCGCGGTCGCGGAAACCCCGCAGCGCTTTCGCAGGATCTCACCGATCACCGCCCGGTAATCCGTGGTCACCGCGAGATCGCCGTTGACCAGACGGCCGGTGCCGAGTCCCGGCCACGCGCCGTACACCGTGCCGCCGCGCACGCCGTCGCCGAGCACGAACATGGCGTTGCCGTAGCCGTGGTCCAGCCCGCCGGACCCGTTCTCCGCCACCCGCCGGCCGAATTCACTGATCGTGAGCAGCGTGACCCGCCGGCCCGCGGTGTCCGCCGCGAACGCGGCCAGCGCGGCCGCGAGCCGGCCGAGGTGGCCGGGCATGCGCGCGCCGAGCCCCTCGTGCATGTCCCAGTCGCCGGAGTCCACCGCGGCCGCGACCAGCCCGACGTTCCCCTTGATCAGCCGGGCCACGTCGCGCAGCGCCCGGCCCAGCTCGGTGTCCGGGTAGGTCACGGAGCTGGTGACCGCGCGCAGCGCACCGACCGCGGCGAGCGCGCCGACGGCCGAGTGCGCGGGCGTCGCCAGGCCGGCCGGCACGCCGGAGTAGAGCGCGGACAGCGCGGTGGCCATCCTGCCCTTCGACTCGCCGCTCAGCGTGAACGTGTCGATCGCGCGCAGGCTCAGGTCCGGAGACGGCCCGGCGAGCGTGCGGTGCGGCCGTGCGGAGCCGACCGCGACGCCGCCCAGCGGGCCGGTCGCGCCCAGGCCACCCAGCATGCGGTCCAGCCAGCCGGTGCGCACGGACGTGCCGGCCGCGGCGCGCTCCAGCTCCTCCATCGCGGCGAAGTGCGAGCGGTTCGGCGCGGCCTGGCCGACCGCGTGCACCGCGGCGAGCTTGCCCGACTGCCACAGCGGCACCAGCGGGGCCAGCGCCGGGTGCAGGCCGAACATGGCGTCACCGGCCACGATCCGCTCCTTCGGCACCGCGATGCCGGGCCGGGCCGCGTAGTAGTCCGGGTCGCCGACCGGGACCACCGCGGAAAGCCCGTCGAACCCACCGCGCAGCGAGACCACGACCAGCACGTCACCGGTGTGCGGCGCGGCCGCGAAGGCCAGCTGGCTGGAAAGCCCGGCCCCGGTCAGTCCGGCGAGCCCGGCCGCCA
Coding sequences within it:
- a CDS encoding bifunctional metallophosphatase/5'-nucleotidase, translating into MRFTPSKAAVALAGAAALVATATPAQAAPATVDLQLLSINDFHGRLQSPATVNGQAVGGAAQLIGLVDQLRAANPNTAFISGGDNIGASTFVSAIDNDNPTLDVLNAGGLDVSAVGNHEFDKGMDDLLNRVIPRSRFDYLGANVYSNGVRALPAYSVQELGGVKVGYIGVVTVQTSELVSPDGIRGVEFRNPVAEANAVAAELSDGDAGNGEADVVVLLAHEGAAAENITSVEDLIGDPVFGQFMNAGADIDAIFSGHTHQPYAFIAPVPGTNKTRPVIQGGEYGKLISKVGLTVDTATGEVSASTAALVDVVGAPSNGTVAGLVNAAVANAAVLGARPLGEITADVKRAYTDGNENRGLESPLGNFVADVQLDGTRDAGRGGAQIAFMNPGGLRTDLLHAPDGVVTYSEAFSVQPFSNDVITQTLTGAQIKSVLEEQWQPEGASRPKLHLGVSEGFSYRYVVDAPRGSHVIASSIKLNGQTINPTATYRVTSNSFLASGGDNFTTLGQGTDRVTTGDNDLTMLTAYLAKYSPVTADQAPRSAVGPDCTQSITGTYKGALTVKSGLVCVTGATVRGAITILPGASLIVDGGTVQGAITALLGGTVEITNATVTGAITLIGGTGAVTVKGGTIKGAVSVLSGRGGVSLDTNRVSGAALLTGNTGTAANTVAANTVTGTLICTGNTPAPVNDGRRNTVKGINLGQCKGL
- a CDS encoding DUF1501 domain-containing protein, which gives rise to MTLPTECGCAENDGLTRRGLLGRGLAAGLAGLTGAGLSSQLAFAAAPHTGDVLVVVSLRGGFDGLSAVVPVGDPDYYAARPGIAVPKERIVAGDAMFGLHPALAPLVPLWQSGKLAAVHAVGQAAPNRSHFAAMEELERAAAGTSVRTGWLDRMLGGLGATGPLGGVAVGSARPHRTLAGPSPDLSLRAIDTFTLSGESKGRMATALSALYSGVPAGLATPAHSAVGALAAVGALRAVTSSVTYPDTELGRALRDVARLIKGNVGLVAAAVDSGDWDMHEGLGARMPGHLGRLAAALAAFAADTAGRRVTLLTISEFGRRVAENGSGGLDHGYGNAMFVLGDGVRGGTVYGAWPGLGTGRLVNGDLAVTTDYRAVIGEILRKRCGVSATALSGVFPGINGRDLGLVLSA
- the malQ gene encoding 4-alpha-glucanotransferase; translation: MEGTLETYVNRDLEPGLVELAEAHGVATWYENWRRQPTNVSRAAVTGTLRLLGVDASTPDAVTAALASVRAAHDPGRLPGTVVLRESATRELPSPGVITFEDGSTRQVESLDAGLPLGWHTLACAGQEITLVVVPDALPEAPRAWGWMLQLYAVHSADSWGMGDFGDLRTLAAWSGESGAGLTLLNPLHAPAPVHPVPSSPYSPSSRRFWNPLYLRISDVPGYSERSAEIDALRPPLGDLIDYDEVWRAKRAALELLFPLAGYAGTEDQDLRGYATYCAIAEVHGANWRGWPAELRHPATDAVAALATELHDRVAFHCWLQELCATQLAAANSAAADAGMPVGIVHDLAVGIDPGGADGWMLQDVLASGVHAGAPPDAFNQLGQDWGLAAWRPDQLVATGYRAYRDMLRGILRHAGGLRVDHVAGLWRLWWVLPGAGATDGTYVTYDPEAMAGILALEAHRAGAVVIGEDLGTVLPIVTRGLQRRNMLGSAVMWFARDPDAWADGFVPLADWQPNALASISTHDLPTAAGFLTEEHIRVRAELEQLAGPVSEAEEEARRDRKQLIALLRADGYLTAADPSVDEIIAAMHEALAATPCRLVVASPYDVLAELRQPNLPGTVAQYPNWRIPLPVTLEEFRADPRVEKIMKTLNTH